In Rathayibacter sp. VKM Ac-2762, one DNA window encodes the following:
- the xerD gene encoding site-specific tyrosine recombinase XerD, whose translation MSPRACAEAYLRQASVERGLSAHTLAAYRRDLELYLGWLEERGTVDLAQLGRVDVGEFSSWLAARPERPLAASSRARILSSVRGLHRFALEEGVVADDVARDVVPPKIPMTLPKAVTVAQMAALLDAARGEELADLRDRALLELLYATGARISEAVDLNVDDVVAAEVVRLTGKGSKQRMVPLGRFAREAVDEYLVRARPELSRRGRATPALFLGVRGSRLSRQSAWLVIRAVAEKAGLDREISPHTFRHSFATHLLAGGADVRVVQELLGHASVATTQIYTLVTADTLRDVYTSAHPRARR comes from the coding sequence GTGAGCCCCCGCGCCTGCGCCGAGGCGTACCTCCGGCAGGCGAGCGTGGAGCGCGGGCTCTCGGCGCACACGCTCGCGGCCTACCGGCGCGACCTGGAGCTCTACCTCGGCTGGCTCGAGGAGCGCGGGACCGTCGATCTGGCGCAGCTCGGACGGGTCGACGTGGGGGAGTTCTCCTCCTGGCTGGCCGCACGCCCGGAGCGGCCGCTCGCGGCGAGCTCGCGCGCACGGATCCTCTCGAGCGTCCGAGGGCTGCACCGCTTCGCCCTCGAGGAGGGGGTCGTCGCGGACGACGTGGCCCGGGACGTGGTGCCGCCGAAGATCCCGATGACCCTGCCGAAGGCGGTCACGGTCGCGCAGATGGCGGCACTGCTCGACGCGGCGCGCGGCGAGGAGCTCGCGGACCTGCGGGACCGGGCCCTGCTGGAGCTGCTCTATGCGACGGGCGCGCGCATCTCGGAGGCGGTGGACCTGAACGTCGACGACGTGGTCGCCGCGGAGGTGGTGCGGCTGACGGGAAAGGGGTCCAAGCAGCGGATGGTGCCGCTCGGCCGCTTCGCCCGCGAGGCGGTCGACGAGTACCTCGTCCGTGCGCGGCCCGAGCTCTCGCGGAGGGGGCGCGCGACGCCGGCGCTCTTCCTGGGGGTCCGCGGGAGCCGCCTGTCGCGGCAGAGCGCCTGGCTGGTCATCCGCGCCGTCGCCGAGAAGGCCGGGCTGGACCGGGAGATCTCGCCGCACACCTTCCGGCACTCCTTCGCGACCCACCTGCTCGCGGGCGGCGCCGACGTCCGCGTGGTGCAGGAGCTCCTCGGGCACGCCTCGGTGGCGACGACGCAGATCTACACGCTGGTGACGGCGGACACGCTCCGGGACGTCTACACGTCCGCGCACCCGCGAGCGCGGCGCTAG
- a CDS encoding NUDIX hydrolase, with protein MSEPLSDELVEPEVLTSERVFDGMVWGVRAETFRYGGGELRREFLDHTGAVAVLALDDEDRVALIKQYRHPVRTREWEIPAGLLDVEGEDPLVAAQRELGEETDLQAERWDLLSEFATSPGGSDEVIRIYLARGLSSTGSAFDREAEEADMELRWVPLDEAVEAVLARRVQNPSLTIAVLAAHAFRSRDWDGLGDASSPWTRHPRVRHPRG; from the coding sequence ATGAGTGAGCCGCTGTCGGACGAGCTCGTCGAGCCGGAGGTCCTGACCAGTGAGCGCGTCTTCGACGGGATGGTCTGGGGCGTCCGCGCGGAGACGTTCCGCTACGGCGGCGGCGAGCTGCGCCGGGAGTTCCTCGATCACACGGGAGCCGTCGCCGTGCTGGCCCTCGACGACGAGGACCGCGTCGCCCTGATCAAGCAGTACCGGCACCCTGTCCGCACCCGCGAGTGGGAGATCCCGGCCGGCCTGCTCGACGTGGAGGGCGAGGATCCCCTGGTCGCCGCTCAGCGGGAGCTGGGCGAGGAGACGGACCTGCAGGCCGAGCGCTGGGACCTGCTCTCGGAGTTCGCCACCTCGCCGGGCGGCAGCGACGAGGTCATCCGGATCTACCTGGCCCGCGGGCTCTCGTCCACCGGCTCCGCCTTCGACCGCGAGGCGGAGGAGGCGGACATGGAGCTGCGGTGGGTGCCGCTGGACGAGGCGGTCGAGGCGGTCCTCGCCCGCCGGGTGCAGAACCCCTCGCTGACGATCGCGGTGCTCGCGGCGCACGCGTTCCGCTCGCGCGACTGGGACGGGCTGGGCGACGCGTCCTCGCCGTGGACGCGCCACCCGCGGGTCCGCCACCCCCGGGGGTGA
- a CDS encoding CTP synthase, whose amino-acid sequence MTKHIFVTGGVVSSLGKGLTAASLGNLLTARGLRVVMQKLDPYLNVDPGTMNPFQHGEVFVTDDGAETDLDIGHYERFLDINLNQAANVTTGQIYSRVIARERAGEYLGDTVQVIPHITDEIKRRMRLQSEDDPQPDVIITEIGGTVGDIESQPFIESARQVRHELGRRNVFFVHVSLVPFMGASGEQKTKPTQHSVAALRSIGIQPDALVLRSDRPVSESNKRKIALMCDVDEQAVVNAKDVASIYEIPQMLNEQGLDAYIIDQLGLPAGEVVWDGWSRLLEAVHEPKHEVTIGLVGKYIDLPDAYLSVTEALRAGGFAQQTKVAIRWIASDGLEDPEAAAKALSELDGICVPGGFGIRGIEGKLGALRFARENGIPTLGLCLGLQCMVIEYARNEAGLEGASSSEFDPETEFPVIATMAEQVEILASGDMGGTMRLGLYTAELAEGSIVAEVYGAPEAAERHRHRYEVNNRYRDRIAEAGLWFSGLSPDGHLVEYVELPREKHPYYVGTQAHPELRSRPNAAHPLFRGLVTAALERQEASRLFPASEAGADE is encoded by the coding sequence ATCACGAAGCACATCTTCGTCACCGGCGGTGTCGTCTCCTCGCTCGGTAAGGGACTCACGGCCGCGAGCCTGGGAAATCTGCTGACCGCGCGCGGGCTGCGCGTCGTCATGCAGAAGCTCGACCCGTACCTCAACGTGGACCCGGGGACGATGAACCCGTTCCAGCACGGCGAGGTCTTCGTGACCGACGACGGCGCCGAGACCGATCTCGACATCGGCCACTACGAGCGCTTCCTCGACATCAACCTGAACCAGGCCGCGAACGTCACGACCGGCCAGATCTACTCGCGGGTCATCGCGCGGGAGCGCGCCGGCGAGTACCTCGGCGACACGGTCCAGGTCATCCCGCACATCACGGACGAGATCAAGCGGCGCATGCGCCTCCAGTCGGAGGACGACCCGCAGCCGGACGTCATCATCACCGAGATCGGCGGCACCGTCGGCGACATCGAGAGCCAGCCGTTCATCGAGTCGGCCCGCCAGGTCCGCCACGAGCTCGGCCGCCGCAACGTCTTCTTCGTGCACGTCTCGCTGGTGCCCTTCATGGGCGCCTCCGGCGAGCAGAAGACCAAGCCCACCCAGCACTCCGTCGCGGCGCTGCGCTCGATCGGCATCCAGCCGGACGCGCTGGTGCTGCGGAGCGACCGGCCCGTGTCGGAGTCGAACAAGCGCAAGATCGCGCTGATGTGCGACGTCGACGAGCAGGCCGTGGTCAACGCCAAGGACGTCGCGTCGATCTACGAGATCCCGCAGATGCTCAACGAGCAGGGCCTCGACGCCTACATCATCGACCAGCTGGGCCTCCCGGCCGGCGAGGTCGTCTGGGACGGCTGGTCGCGACTGCTCGAGGCCGTGCACGAGCCCAAGCACGAGGTCACCATCGGCCTGGTCGGGAAGTACATCGACCTGCCCGACGCCTACCTCTCCGTGACGGAGGCCCTGCGAGCCGGCGGCTTCGCGCAGCAGACGAAGGTCGCCATCCGCTGGATCGCCTCCGACGGGCTCGAGGACCCCGAGGCTGCGGCCAAGGCGCTCTCCGAGCTCGACGGCATCTGCGTGCCCGGCGGCTTCGGCATCCGCGGTATCGAGGGCAAGCTCGGCGCGCTGCGCTTCGCGCGGGAGAACGGGATACCGACCCTCGGGCTCTGCCTCGGCCTGCAGTGCATGGTCATCGAGTACGCCCGCAACGAGGCCGGCCTCGAGGGGGCCTCGTCGTCGGAGTTCGACCCGGAGACGGAGTTCCCCGTCATCGCGACGATGGCCGAGCAGGTCGAGATCCTCGCGTCCGGGGACATGGGCGGCACGATGCGCCTCGGCCTCTACACGGCCGAGCTGGCCGAGGGCTCGATCGTCGCCGAGGTGTACGGCGCACCTGAGGCGGCCGAGCGCCACCGCCACCGCTACGAGGTCAACAACCGCTACCGCGACCGGATCGCCGAGGCGGGGCTCTGGTTCTCGGGCCTCTCGCCCGACGGCCACCTCGTGGAGTACGTCGAGCTGCCCCGCGAGAAGCACCCCTACTACGTGGGCACGCAGGCGCACCCGGAGCTCCGCTCGCGCCCGAACGCCGCGCACCCGCTCTTCCGCGGCCTCGTGACCGCCGCCCTCGAGCGCCAGGAGGCCTCGCGCCTCTTCCCGGCATCGGAGGCGGGCGCCGATGAGTGA
- the recN gene encoding DNA repair protein RecN has product MLEELQIRDLGVIAEATLPLGPGFTAVTGETGAGKTMVVTALGLVLGARSDASAVRSGAKQAWVSGRWLVPEEGPVAERVHDAGGDLDGPELLLARSVSAEGRGRAVVGGRSAPVSVLSELADQLVVVHGQSDQIRLRSAAAQREALDRFGGPGLADALRDYASAFERWRANREELDSLTEARETRAREAERLRSALAEIEVVAPQRGEDVELAAQSARLGSIEQLRLAAGEAREAISSEELDGRDALGLLETARRVLERAAEHDAALQPTVQTLGEAAVLLVDAAGGLSSYLAELDLDGAHDLELIENRRAELSLLARTYGPTLDDVLDLVDSSGLRLLELDGDDERIAALEADTAADADLVDRLATRLTELRTAAAAELGERVSDELTALAMADARLHVKVTAAGEPSVHGRDSVEMLLQPHTGAAPRPLARGASGGELSRVMLAIEVVVAANDPVPTFVFDEVDAGVGGAAAIEIGRRLARLAETSQVIVVTHLAQVAAFATNHLRVEKGSDGAVTSSAVTQLDSEERVSEMARLLSGLTDSANALAHARELLESSRRG; this is encoded by the coding sequence ATGCTCGAAGAGCTGCAGATCCGCGACCTCGGAGTGATCGCCGAGGCGACGCTCCCGCTCGGACCGGGCTTCACCGCGGTCACCGGCGAGACCGGCGCCGGCAAGACGATGGTGGTCACGGCGCTCGGCCTCGTGCTGGGCGCGCGCTCGGACGCGTCCGCGGTGCGCTCGGGAGCGAAGCAGGCCTGGGTGTCGGGGCGCTGGCTGGTCCCCGAGGAGGGCCCGGTCGCCGAGCGCGTCCACGACGCCGGCGGCGATCTCGACGGCCCGGAGCTGCTCCTCGCGCGGTCCGTCTCGGCGGAGGGACGCGGGCGAGCCGTCGTCGGCGGCCGGAGCGCACCGGTCAGCGTGCTGAGCGAGCTCGCCGATCAGCTGGTCGTCGTGCACGGGCAGTCGGACCAGATCCGCCTCCGCTCCGCCGCGGCGCAGCGCGAGGCGCTCGACCGGTTCGGCGGACCCGGTCTCGCCGACGCCCTCCGCGACTACGCGAGCGCCTTCGAGCGCTGGCGGGCCAACCGGGAGGAGCTCGACTCGCTCACCGAGGCCCGGGAGACGCGCGCCCGCGAAGCCGAACGGCTCCGCTCCGCCCTCGCCGAGATCGAGGTGGTCGCCCCCCAGCGCGGGGAGGACGTCGAGCTCGCGGCGCAGTCCGCCCGGCTCGGGAGCATCGAGCAGCTCCGGCTCGCCGCCGGCGAGGCCCGCGAGGCGATCTCGTCCGAGGAGCTGGATGGGCGGGACGCGCTCGGGCTCCTCGAGACGGCGCGGCGCGTGCTGGAGCGGGCGGCCGAGCACGACGCCGCCCTGCAGCCGACGGTCCAGACGCTCGGCGAGGCGGCGGTGCTCCTCGTCGACGCCGCCGGCGGGCTCTCCTCGTACCTGGCGGAGCTCGACCTCGACGGCGCGCACGACCTGGAGCTGATCGAGAACCGGCGGGCGGAGCTGTCCCTGCTCGCCCGCACCTACGGACCGACGCTGGACGACGTGCTCGACCTGGTGGACTCCTCCGGACTCCGCCTGCTCGAGCTCGACGGCGACGACGAGAGGATCGCGGCTCTCGAGGCCGACACCGCGGCCGACGCGGACCTCGTCGACCGCCTCGCGACCCGGCTGACCGAGCTGCGGACCGCGGCGGCCGCCGAGCTGGGGGAGCGGGTCAGCGACGAGCTCACCGCGCTGGCCATGGCGGATGCGCGCCTGCACGTGAAGGTGACGGCCGCGGGGGAGCCGAGCGTCCACGGGCGCGACTCCGTCGAGATGCTGCTCCAGCCGCACACCGGGGCCGCACCCCGGCCCCTCGCCCGCGGAGCCTCGGGAGGCGAGCTCTCGCGGGTGATGCTCGCGATCGAGGTCGTGGTCGCCGCCAACGACCCCGTGCCGACGTTCGTCTTCGACGAGGTCGACGCAGGGGTCGGCGGAGCGGCGGCGATCGAGATCGGCCGACGGCTCGCGCGGCTCGCCGAGACGTCGCAGGTCATCGTGGTGACCCACCTCGCGCAGGTCGCCGCATTCGCCACGAACCACCTCCGCGTCGAGAAGGGCTCGGACGGCGCGGTGACCTCGAGCGCCGTGACGCAGCTCGACTCCGAGGAGCGGGTGTCCGAGATGGCGCGCCTGCTCTCGGGGCTCACCGACTCCGCCAACGCTCTCGCTCATGCGCGGGAGCTCCTCGAATCGAGTCGGCGGGGCTGA
- a CDS encoding NAD kinase: protein MQSPRDERNILVVAHTGRTDSLDAAVLVVERLRNSGAHPVLCADDKGDIVAVAPDLSDVAVLGSDVPLESIELVFVLGGDGTILRAAEIVRSGTAPLLGVNLGHVGFLAESERDDLDDAVARALDGDYAVEERMTLQVRVKIDEAVVYETWALNEATVEKGSRERMLEVMVGVDGRPLSSFGCDGIVVSTPTGSTAYAFSGGGPVVWPTVEAMLLVPLSAHALFARPLVVGPSSSLAVEVKERTDGVGVLWADGRRAYELPPGARVVYRRSPVPVRFARLHDAPFTDRLVHKFGLPIRGWRGSAETE from the coding sequence ATGCAGTCCCCTCGTGACGAGCGCAACATCCTCGTCGTCGCCCACACCGGACGGACGGACTCCCTCGATGCGGCGGTCCTCGTCGTCGAGCGCCTCCGGAACTCCGGCGCCCACCCCGTCCTCTGCGCCGACGACAAGGGCGACATCGTCGCGGTCGCTCCGGATCTGAGCGACGTCGCCGTGCTCGGGTCCGACGTGCCGCTCGAGTCCATCGAGCTCGTGTTCGTGCTCGGCGGGGACGGGACCATCCTCCGCGCGGCGGAGATCGTCCGGTCCGGGACGGCCCCTCTGCTCGGCGTGAACCTCGGCCACGTCGGATTCCTCGCCGAGAGCGAGCGGGACGATCTCGACGACGCCGTCGCCCGCGCACTCGACGGCGACTACGCGGTCGAGGAGCGGATGACCCTGCAGGTGCGCGTCAAGATCGACGAGGCCGTCGTTTACGAGACCTGGGCGCTCAACGAGGCCACGGTCGAGAAGGGCAGCCGCGAGCGGATGCTCGAGGTCATGGTGGGCGTCGACGGACGTCCGCTGTCGAGCTTCGGCTGCGACGGCATCGTCGTGTCCACTCCGACCGGTTCCACCGCTTACGCCTTCTCCGGGGGCGGGCCCGTGGTGTGGCCGACCGTCGAGGCGATGCTCCTCGTTCCGCTCAGTGCCCACGCGCTCTTCGCGCGGCCCCTCGTCGTGGGCCCGTCGTCGAGCCTCGCCGTCGAGGTCAAGGAGAGGACCGACGGCGTCGGCGTCCTCTGGGCCGACGGCCGGCGCGCCTACGAGCTGCCGCCGGGAGCGCGCGTCGTCTACCGGCGCTCGCCCGTGCCCGTGCGCTTCGCACGCCTGCACGACGCCCCCTTCACCGATCGACTCGTGCACAAGTTCGGTCTCCCCATCCGCGGATGGCGGGGGTCGGCGGAGACGGAGTAA
- a CDS encoding TlyA family RNA methyltransferase, producing MTEDSRLDSALAERGIARSRTHAARMIADGLVTVDGVPALKPSIRVRDDQDVAVAGHDHYVSRAAHKLLAALDTFATVRVAGRNALDVGASTGGFSQVLLERGAASVIALDVGHAQLAPRIRSDDRVHVVEGFNARDLTAARLAEAARTEIVPDLVVSDVSFISLRMVLPPVAASVDPLADFVVLVKPQFEVGRLGVREGIVRDPELRREALSDVLWSAWDLGLGVVGLAESPLPGGAGNREYLAHLHRDRGTIPTEWRDAVTALTTG from the coding sequence ATGACCGAAGACTCGCGACTCGACTCGGCTCTCGCCGAACGGGGCATCGCCCGGTCCCGCACCCATGCCGCTCGGATGATCGCCGACGGTCTGGTGACGGTGGACGGCGTCCCTGCACTGAAGCCCTCGATCCGCGTCCGCGACGATCAGGACGTCGCGGTCGCCGGCCACGACCACTACGTCAGCCGGGCCGCCCACAAGCTGCTCGCCGCCCTCGACACCTTCGCGACGGTGCGAGTCGCCGGCCGGAACGCTCTCGACGTCGGGGCGTCGACGGGCGGGTTCTCGCAGGTCCTGCTCGAGCGCGGCGCCGCCTCGGTGATCGCCCTCGACGTCGGGCACGCGCAGCTCGCTCCCCGGATCCGGTCCGACGATCGCGTCCACGTGGTGGAGGGGTTCAATGCGCGGGATCTCACCGCCGCCCGGCTCGCCGAAGCCGCCAGGACCGAGATCGTGCCGGACCTGGTCGTGTCCGACGTGTCCTTCATCTCCCTGCGGATGGTTCTGCCTCCGGTGGCGGCCTCTGTGGATCCGCTCGCCGACTTCGTGGTGCTGGTGAAGCCGCAGTTCGAGGTCGGCCGCTTGGGAGTGCGGGAGGGGATCGTCCGGGATCCCGAGCTGCGTCGCGAGGCCCTCTCGGACGTCCTGTGGTCGGCGTGGGACCTGGGGCTCGGCGTCGTCGGGCTGGCCGAGTCGCCACTCCCGGGGGGCGCTGGGAATCGTGAGTATCTGGCGCACCTCCACCGCGACCGCGGAACGATTCCGACAGAATGGAGGGACGCGGTCACCGCGCTCACCACCGGATGA